The Salmonella enterica subsp. houtenae serovar Houten genome has a segment encoding these proteins:
- the yojN gene encoding two-component system sensor kinase produces MSQSDTTVSTRFSLLPGSITRFFLLLIIVLLVTMGVMVQSAVNAWLKDKSYQIVDITHAIHKRVDTWRYITWQIYDNIAATTTPSTGEGLQETRLKQDVYYLEKPRRKTEALIFGSHDSATLEMTQRMSTYLDTLWGAENVPWSMYYLNGQDNSLILISTLPLKDLSSGFKESTIGNIVDSRRAEMLQQANALDERESFSSLRKLAWQNGHYFTLRTTFNQPGHLATVVAFDLPINDLIPPGMPLDSFRIEPDATQATGRSSEKEAPDSVTISFNGSKIEISSALNSTGMRLIWQVPFGTLLLDTLQNILLPLLLNIGLLALALFGYATFRHQPGRTTESTSGSAANNELRVLRAINEEIVSLLPLGLLVYDQEGNRTVISNKIADHLLPHLNLQNITSMAEQHQGVIQATINNELYEIRLFRSQVAPRTQIFIIRDQDREVLVNKKLKQAQRLYEKNQQGRAAFMQNISNTLKEPVRQLAVNAAAVTTPESLKLADQADVLARMIDEIQLANMLENDAWKSEATLFSLQDLIDEVVPEVLPAIKRKGLQLLMNNHLSGNDERWGDRDALRRILLLLIQYAVTTTAMGKITLEVEQDESIAERLTFRILDTGEGVTLNEIDNLHFPYMNETQGDRYGKANPLTFWLCNQLARKLGGHLNIKTRETLGTRYTVHVKMLAHDQHTQVEERLLDDVSVMVDVTSNEVRTIVLRQLENWGATCITPDERQISQEYDLFLTDNPSNLTASGLLLSDDESGVRKIGPGQLRVNFNMSNAMQEAVLQLIEEQLAQEEIPASPPGGDENAELHASGYYALFVDTVPDDVKRLYTEAATSDFAALAQTAHRLKGVFAMLNLVPGKQLCETLEHLIREKDAPGIEKYISDIDAYVKSLL; encoded by the coding sequence ATGAGTCAGTCTGACACAACGGTCTCTACCCGATTCTCCCTTCTACCGGGAAGCATTACCCGTTTCTTCTTATTGCTGATCATTGTGCTGCTGGTAACGATGGGCGTTATGGTACAGAGCGCCGTCAACGCCTGGTTGAAAGACAAAAGCTATCAAATTGTCGATATCACCCACGCTATTCATAAACGCGTGGATACCTGGCGGTATATTACCTGGCAAATTTATGACAACATCGCCGCGACCACTACGCCATCGACAGGTGAAGGACTTCAGGAAACGCGTCTGAAGCAGGATGTGTATTATCTTGAAAAGCCGCGACGTAAAACTGAAGCGCTGATTTTCGGTTCCCATGACAGCGCTACGCTGGAAATGACGCAGCGTATGTCAACCTATCTGGATACGTTGTGGGGCGCGGAAAACGTGCCGTGGTCAATGTATTACCTCAACGGACAGGATAACAGCCTGATTCTTATCTCTACCCTACCGTTGAAAGATCTCTCTTCCGGCTTTAAAGAATCCACTATTGGCAATATCGTCGATTCCCGCCGGGCAGAGATGTTGCAGCAGGCGAATGCGCTGGATGAGCGCGAAAGTTTCTCCTCATTGAGAAAACTGGCCTGGCAAAACGGTCACTATTTTACGTTGCGCACGACCTTCAATCAGCCGGGACATCTGGCGACCGTGGTGGCGTTTGATCTGCCCATTAATGATTTAATCCCGCCGGGAATGCCGCTGGACAGTTTTCGGATAGAGCCTGACGCAACCCAGGCGACGGGGCGAAGCAGTGAAAAGGAAGCGCCTGATAGCGTCACTATTAGCTTTAACGGTTCAAAAATTGAGATCTCCTCAGCGCTAAACTCTACCGGAATGCGTCTGATCTGGCAGGTACCATTCGGTACGCTTTTGCTTGATACGTTGCAAAATATTCTGCTGCCTTTACTGCTGAACATCGGGCTGCTGGCGTTGGCGTTATTTGGCTACGCCACGTTCCGTCATCAGCCGGGACGGACGACGGAATCGACATCCGGCAGCGCGGCGAATAACGAGCTTCGCGTCTTACGCGCCATTAATGAAGAGATCGTTTCTCTGCTGCCGCTGGGTCTGCTGGTCTACGATCAGGAAGGAAACCGTACCGTGATCAGCAATAAAATCGCCGATCATCTGTTGCCGCATCTTAACCTGCAAAATATTACCAGCATGGCGGAGCAGCATCAGGGCGTGATTCAGGCGACAATTAACAACGAACTGTATGAGATCCGTCTGTTTCGCAGCCAGGTCGCGCCCCGCACGCAGATCTTTATTATTCGCGATCAGGACCGGGAAGTGCTGGTGAATAAGAAGCTTAAACAGGCGCAGCGTTTGTATGAGAAGAATCAGCAGGGCCGCGCCGCCTTTATGCAAAATATCAGCAACACGCTTAAAGAGCCCGTACGCCAACTGGCGGTGAACGCCGCAGCAGTCACCACGCCGGAAAGCCTGAAACTGGCGGATCAGGCGGATGTATTGGCACGTATGATCGATGAAATCCAACTGGCGAATATGCTGGAAAATGACGCATGGAAGAGCGAAGCAACGCTGTTCTCCCTTCAGGATCTTATTGACGAAGTCGTGCCGGAAGTGCTGCCCGCCATTAAGCGTAAAGGGCTGCAACTGCTGATGAATAACCATCTTAGCGGCAACGATGAGCGCTGGGGCGATCGCGACGCCCTGCGCCGGATTTTGCTGCTGTTGATTCAGTATGCCGTCACGACGACCGCGATGGGTAAAATTACGCTTGAAGTCGAGCAGGATGAATCTATCGCGGAGCGTTTGACTTTCCGTATTCTGGATACGGGCGAAGGCGTAACGTTAAATGAGATCGATAATCTGCATTTCCCGTATATGAATGAAACGCAGGGCGATCGTTACGGCAAAGCGAATCCGCTCACCTTCTGGCTGTGCAATCAACTGGCGCGCAAACTGGGCGGGCATCTCAACATTAAAACGCGAGAAACGCTGGGCACGCGCTATACCGTTCATGTCAAAATGCTTGCTCACGATCAGCATACTCAGGTCGAAGAGCGCCTGCTGGACGACGTGAGCGTGATGGTCGATGTGACGTCCAACGAAGTCCGTACGATTGTGCTGCGTCAGTTAGAAAACTGGGGCGCCACCTGCATCACACCGGATGAACGGCAGATAAGTCAAGAATATGATCTCTTTTTAACGGATAATCCGTCTAATCTTACTGCCTCGGGCTTGCTTTTAAGCGATGATGAGTCAGGCGTGCGGAAAATTGGCCCAGGCCAGCTACGCGTCAACTTTAATATGAGCAATGCTATGCAGGAAGCTGTACTACAACTTATCGAAGAGCAACTGGCGCAGGAAGAAATTCCCGCCTCCCCGCCTGGCGGAGATGAAAATGCCGAGCTTCATGCCAGCGGCTATTATGCGCTATTTGTAGACACAGTACCGGATGATGTTAAGAGGTTGTATACTGAGGCGGCAACCAGCGATTTCGCTGCGCTGGCCCAAACGGCCCACCGCCTGAAAGGGGTGTTTGCCATGCTTAATCTGGTACCCGGCAAGCAGTTATGTGAAACGCTGGAACATCTGATTCGTGAGAAAGATGCTCCAGGTATAGAAAAATATATCAGCGACATTGACGCCTACGTCAAAAGCTTGCTGTAG
- the ompC_1 gene encoding outer membrane protein C, with the protein MKVKVLSLLVPALLVAGAANAAEIYNKDGNKLDLFGKVDGLHYFSDDKGSDGDQTYMRIGFKGETQVNDQLTGYGQWEYQIQGNQTEGSNDSWTRVAFAGLKFADAGSFDYGRNYGVTYDVTSWTDVLPEFGGDTYGADNFMQQRGNGYATYRNTDFFGLVDGLDFALQYQGKNGSVSGENTSGRSLLNQNGDGYGGSLTYAIGEGFSVGGAITTSKRTADQNNTANARLYGNGDRATVYTGGLKYDANNIYLAAQYSQTYNATRFGTSNGSSPSTSYGFANKAQNFEVVAQYQFDFGLRPSLAYLQSKGKDISNGYGASYGDQDIVKYVDVGATYYFNKNMSTYVDYKINLLDKNDFTRDAGINTDDIVALGLVYQF; encoded by the coding sequence ATGAAAGTTAAAGTACTGTCCCTCCTGGTACCAGCTCTGCTGGTGGCGGGCGCAGCGAATGCGGCTGAAATTTATAATAAAGACGGCAACAAATTAGACCTGTTTGGCAAAGTAGATGGCCTGCACTATTTCTCTGACGACAAAGGCAGCGACGGCGACCAGACCTACATGCGTATCGGCTTCAAAGGCGAAACGCAGGTTAACGATCAACTGACCGGCTATGGCCAGTGGGAATATCAGATTCAGGGCAACCAGACTGAAGGCAGCAACGACTCCTGGACGCGTGTGGCGTTTGCGGGTCTGAAATTCGCTGACGCAGGTTCTTTCGATTATGGTCGTAACTACGGCGTGACCTATGACGTTACCTCCTGGACCGACGTTCTGCCGGAATTCGGCGGCGACACCTACGGCGCTGACAACTTTATGCAGCAGCGTGGTAACGGCTACGCCACCTACCGTAACACCGACTTCTTCGGCCTGGTGGATGGCCTGGACTTCGCGTTGCAGTATCAGGGCAAAAACGGCAGCGTGAGCGGTGAAAACACCAGCGGCCGCAGCCTGCTGAACCAGAACGGCGACGGTTACGGCGGATCGCTGACTTATGCAATCGGCGAAGGTTTCTCTGTTGGTGGCGCTATCACCACGTCTAAACGTACTGCCGATCAGAACAACACCGCTAACGCTCGCCTGTATGGTAACGGCGATCGCGCCACGGTTTACACCGGCGGCCTGAAATACGATGCGAACAACATCTATCTGGCGGCGCAGTATTCTCAGACCTATAACGCAACCCGTTTTGGTACCTCTAACGGCAGCAGCCCGTCCACCTCTTACGGTTTTGCCAACAAAGCGCAGAACTTTGAAGTGGTTGCTCAGTACCAGTTCGACTTTGGTCTGCGTCCGTCCTTGGCTTACCTGCAGTCTAAAGGTAAGGACATCAGCAACGGTTACGGCGCCAGCTATGGCGACCAGGACATCGTAAAATATGTTGATGTCGGCGCGACTTACTACTTCAACAAAAACATGTCCACCTATGTTGATTACAAAATCAACCTGCTGGATAAAAACGACTTTACCCGCGATGCGGGCATCAACACCGACGACATCGTAGCGCTGGGTCTGGTTTACCAGTTCTAA
- the yojL gene encoding thiamine biosynthesis protein, giving the protein MKMIFCRAVCLATAFLLMGCDEAPETTTASPAAQVLEGKTMGTLWRVSVVGIEAKRAAELQTKIQTQLDADDRLLSTYKNDSALMRFNHSRSLAPWPVSEAMADIVTSALRIGAKTDGAMDITVGPLVNLWGFGPDRQPLHIPTPAQIDAAKAKTGLQHLQVIDRAGHQFLQKDLPDLYVDLSTVGEGYAADHLARLMEQEGIARYLVSVGGALSSRGMNAQGQPWRVAIQKPTDRENAVQAIVDINGHGISTSGSYRNYYELDGKRVSHVIDPQTGRPIEHNLVSVTVIAPTALEADGWDTGLMVLGTQKAKEVVRREGLAVFMIMKEGEGFKTWMSPQFKTFLVSDKN; this is encoded by the coding sequence ATGAAAATGATTTTTTGCCGGGCCGTGTGTCTGGCGACAGCTTTTTTACTTATGGGCTGCGATGAGGCTCCCGAAACGACAACAGCGTCACCTGCCGCTCAGGTGCTGGAAGGTAAAACGATGGGTACCCTCTGGCGGGTGAGCGTGGTTGGCATCGAGGCGAAACGCGCCGCAGAGTTACAGACTAAAATCCAGACTCAGCTTGATGCTGATGATCGGTTGCTTTCTACGTATAAAAATGACTCCGCGCTGATGCGTTTTAACCATTCACGCAGCCTTGCGCCCTGGCCGGTCAGCGAAGCCATGGCGGATATCGTGACCTCGGCGCTGCGTATTGGCGCGAAGACGGATGGCGCGATGGATATCACCGTGGGCCCGTTGGTCAATCTGTGGGGATTTGGGCCGGATCGGCAGCCGTTGCATATCCCAACGCCAGCGCAAATCGATGCGGCAAAAGCGAAAACAGGCCTGCAGCATTTGCAGGTTATCGACAGGGCTGGACATCAGTTTTTGCAAAAAGATCTGCCGGATCTGTATGTTGATCTCTCAACGGTCGGGGAGGGTTATGCGGCGGATCATCTGGCGCGTCTGATGGAGCAGGAGGGCATTGCGCGTTATCTGGTCTCGGTGGGCGGCGCATTAAGCAGTCGCGGGATGAATGCGCAGGGGCAGCCGTGGCGCGTCGCGATTCAGAAGCCGACCGATCGGGAAAACGCGGTACAGGCGATTGTGGATATCAACGGGCATGGCATCAGCACCTCCGGCAGCTACCGCAACTATTATGAGCTGGATGGTAAGCGCGTATCGCACGTTATCGATCCGCAAACGGGGCGCCCCATTGAACATAACCTGGTATCGGTTACGGTCATCGCGCCAACGGCGCTGGAAGCGGACGGCTGGGACACCGGCCTGATGGTGCTCGGTACGCAAAAGGCGAAAGAGGTCGTGCGACGGGAAGGGCTGGCGGTCTTTATGATCATGAAAGAAGGTGAGGGCTTTAAAACCTGGATGTCGCCGCAGTTCAAAACGTTCCTGGTGAGCGATAAGAATTAA
- the ada gene encoding ADA regulatory protein, protein MKKALLTDDECWLRVQARDASADGRFVFAVRTTGVFCRPSCRSKRALRKNVRFFANAQQALDAGFRPCKRCQPDNARAQQRRLDKIACACRLLEQETPVTLESLAQAVAMSPFHLHRLFKASTGMTPKGWQQAWRARRLREALAKGEQITAAIYRAGFPDSSSYYRHADQTLGMTAKQFRKGGDNVSVRYALTDWVYGRCLVAESERGICAILPGDSDDALLAELHTLFPAARHEPADAPFQQRVRQVVAAINTRDALLSLPLDIQGTAFQQQVWQALRAIPCGETVSYQQLAATIGKPTAARAVASACGANKLAMVIPCHRVVRRDGALSGYRWGVRRKAQLLKREAQKEE, encoded by the coding sequence ATGAAAAAAGCGTTACTTACCGATGATGAATGCTGGCTGCGGGTGCAGGCGCGCGATGCCAGCGCGGATGGGCGCTTCGTTTTTGCGGTGCGAACCACGGGCGTTTTTTGCCGTCCTTCTTGTCGTTCGAAGCGGGCGTTACGTAAAAATGTTCGCTTTTTTGCCAACGCGCAGCAGGCGCTGGACGCCGGGTTTCGCCCCTGCAAGCGCTGTCAGCCGGATAATGCGCGCGCGCAGCAACGGCGGTTGGATAAGATTGCCTGCGCCTGCCGTTTACTTGAGCAGGAGACGCCGGTGACGCTGGAGTCCCTGGCGCAGGCGGTGGCGATGAGTCCATTTCATCTACACCGTCTGTTTAAAGCGAGCACCGGAATGACGCCGAAAGGGTGGCAGCAGGCGTGGCGCGCCCGTCGGCTGCGTGAGGCGTTGGCGAAAGGAGAGCAGATCACGGCGGCTATTTACCGCGCCGGCTTCCCGGATAGCAGTAGCTACTACCGTCATGCCGACCAGACGCTGGGCATGACGGCAAAACAGTTTCGCAAAGGTGGCGATAATGTCTCCGTTCGTTATGCGCTGACGGATTGGGTTTACGGGCGGTGTCTGGTGGCGGAGAGCGAGCGGGGGATTTGCGCGATTCTCCCCGGTGATAGCGATGATGCGCTACTGGCTGAATTACACACCCTTTTCCCGGCGGCCCGCCACGAACCTGCCGACGCGCCTTTTCAGCAACGGGTGCGGCAGGTTGTCGCGGCTATCAACACACGCGATGCGCTGCTCTCATTGCCGCTGGATATCCAGGGAACCGCGTTTCAACAGCAGGTCTGGCAAGCGTTACGCGCGATTCCCTGCGGTGAAACGGTGAGCTATCAACAGCTTGCCGCGACTATCGGCAAACCCACGGCAGCACGCGCGGTCGCCAGCGCGTGCGGCGCGAATAAACTGGCGATGGTGATCCCGTGTCATCGGGTCGTGCGCCGTGATGGCGCGCTCTCCGGTTACCGCTGGGGTGTGCGTCGAAAAGCGCAGCTATTAAAGCGAGAAGCGCAAAAAGAGGAGTAG
- the alkB gene encoding AlkB protein: MLDLFTDEAPWQEPLAPGAVVLRRFAFRAAQSLLDDIGFVASQSPFRQMVTPGGYTMSVAMTNCGALGWTTDRHGYCYAVRDPLTDKPWPALPLSFASVCRQAAMAAGYESFQPDACLINRYATGAKLSLHQDKDEPDLRAPIVSVSLGVPAVFQFGGLRRSDPLQRILLEHGDIVVWGGESRLFYHGIQPLKAGFHPMTGEFRYNLTFRQAAEKE; encoded by the coding sequence ATGCTGGATCTATTTACTGATGAAGCGCCCTGGCAAGAGCCCCTGGCGCCTGGCGCGGTGGTGTTGCGTCGCTTTGCTTTTCGCGCGGCGCAGTCGCTGTTAGACGATATCGGGTTTGTCGCCAGTCAGTCTCCGTTTCGTCAGATGGTGACGCCGGGCGGCTACACCATGTCGGTGGCGATGACCAACTGCGGCGCGTTGGGGTGGACCACCGATCGTCACGGTTATTGTTATGCCGTGCGCGATCCGTTGACCGATAAACCCTGGCCTGCGCTGCCGTTATCGTTTGCCAGCGTATGTCGTCAGGCGGCAATGGCGGCAGGGTATGAGAGCTTCCAACCGGACGCCTGCCTAATCAATCGCTACGCGACCGGCGCAAAGCTGTCGCTGCATCAGGATAAAGACGAGCCGGATCTGCGCGCGCCTATCGTCTCTGTTTCATTGGGGGTGCCGGCGGTTTTTCAGTTTGGCGGCCTGCGTCGCAGCGATCCGCTCCAGCGGATCTTACTGGAGCATGGCGATATCGTAGTCTGGGGCGGCGAGTCCCGGCTGTTTTATCATGGTATCCAGCCGCTTAAAGCGGGCTTTCATCCCATGACCGGTGAATTTCGTTACAATCTCACCTTTCGTCAGGCGGCTGAAAAAGAATAA
- the yojI gene encoding multidrug transporter membrane component/ATP-binding component: MELLILVWRQYRWPFISVMALSLASAALGIGLIAFINQRLIETVDTTVMVLPEFLGLLLLLMVVTLGSQLALTTLGHHFVYRLRSEFIKRILDTHVERIEQLGSAALLAGLTSDIRNITIAFVRLPELVQGIILTVGSAAYLAMLSTKMLLVTAIWMAVTIWGGFVLVARVYQHMATLRETEDKLYNDYQTVLEGRKELTLNRERAEQIFQQCYTPDAKEYRHHIIRADTFHLSAVNWSNIMMLGAIGLVFWMANSLGWADTNVAATYSLTLLFLRTPLLSAVGALPTLLTAQVAFNKLNKFALAPYKPDFPQPKAFPDWKTLELRNVVFHYQDNAFSVGPINLTIHRGELLFLIGGNGSGKSTLAMLLTGLYQPQSGTILLDGQPIAAGQPEDYRKLFSAVFTDVWLFDRLLGPQGKPANPDLVEKWLEYLKMTHKLELNDGRILNLKLSKGQKKRIALLLALAEERDIILLDEWAADQDPHFRREFYQVLLPLMQEMGKTIFAISHDDHYFIHADRLLEMRNGQLTELTGDERDAASRDAVARTA, from the coding sequence ATGGAACTTCTTATTCTTGTCTGGCGGCAGTACCGCTGGCCATTTATTAGCGTGATGGCGCTGAGCCTCGCCAGCGCGGCGCTGGGGATTGGCCTGATCGCGTTTATCAATCAACGTCTGATTGAAACGGTGGATACCACAGTCATGGTGCTGCCGGAATTTCTCGGTCTGCTCCTGTTGCTAATGGTCGTCACACTAGGTTCCCAACTGGCGCTAACCACTTTGGGACACCATTTCGTTTACCGCCTGCGCAGCGAATTTATCAAGCGCATTCTGGATACGCACGTTGAACGTATTGAGCAACTGGGCAGCGCCGCTTTACTGGCCGGTTTGACCAGCGATATTCGCAATATTACTATCGCCTTTGTGCGTCTGCCTGAGCTGGTGCAGGGCATTATTCTCACCGTCGGTTCGGCGGCGTATCTGGCGATGCTATCGACAAAAATGCTGCTGGTTACGGCTATCTGGATGGCTGTCACTATCTGGGGCGGATTCGTGCTGGTGGCGCGGGTTTACCAGCATATGGCGACCCTGCGCGAGACCGAAGATAAGCTGTACAACGACTATCAGACGGTGCTGGAAGGACGCAAGGAGCTGACGCTAAACCGCGAGCGCGCGGAGCAGATTTTTCAGCAATGCTATACCCCGGATGCCAAAGAGTACCGTCATCACATTATCCGTGCCGATACTTTTCACCTGAGCGCCGTCAACTGGTCGAATATCATGATGCTGGGGGCGATAGGTCTGGTCTTCTGGATGGCGAATAGCCTCGGCTGGGCGGATACCAACGTCGCGGCGACCTATTCACTGACGTTGCTGTTCCTGCGCACGCCGCTGCTGTCTGCGGTGGGGGCGTTGCCAACGCTACTGACCGCCCAGGTGGCGTTTAATAAACTGAATAAATTCGCGCTCGCCCCGTATAAGCCTGATTTTCCGCAGCCGAAAGCCTTTCCGGACTGGAAGACGCTGGAGTTGCGCAACGTGGTTTTTCACTATCAGGATAACGCGTTTTCCGTGGGGCCCATCAACCTGACGATTCACCGCGGCGAGCTGCTGTTTTTAATTGGCGGCAACGGTAGCGGGAAATCGACGCTGGCCATGTTATTAACCGGTTTATACCAGCCGCAATCGGGAACGATTTTACTTGATGGTCAACCTATTGCCGCCGGGCAGCCGGAGGATTATCGCAAACTGTTTTCTGCAGTGTTCACCGATGTCTGGTTATTCGACCGCCTGCTGGGGCCGCAGGGGAAACCTGCCAATCCCGATCTGGTCGAAAAGTGGCTTGAGTACCTGAAAATGACGCACAAGCTGGAGCTAAACGATGGGCGCATTTTGAATCTTAAACTGTCGAAAGGGCAAAAAAAGCGCATTGCGCTGTTGCTGGCGCTGGCGGAAGAGCGCGATATTATTTTGCTGGATGAGTGGGCCGCCGATCAGGATCCGCATTTCCGCCGCGAGTTTTATCAGGTACTGCTGCCGTTAATGCAGGAAATGGGGAAAACCATTTTCGCCATCAGCCATGATGATCACTATTTTATTCACGCCGATCGTCTGCTTGAAATGCGTAACGGACAGCTAACCGAACTCACCGGCGACGAACGTGACGCCGCCTCGCGTGATGCGGTAGCGCGTACCGCGTAA
- the ychM_1 gene encoding membrane permease, translated as MSATSSPSTTATEYAVSRVIRSPRLLVRETLAGVITALALIPEVISFSVIAGVDPKVSLIASVVLCLAMSVLGGRPAMVTAAAGSVALVIGPMVSQHGVQYILPAVVLAGVIQILFGVLGMARLMRFIPTAVMTGFVNALGILIFFAQVPHFWRKSPLIWGLFVLTLLIVLWAPRVIKSIPAPLIAIVLLTVFTATTGQLLPTVGDEGPMSSGLPGLTPLTVPLNWHTLAIIWPCALSIAFVGLMESLLTAKLVDDLTMTPSNKKRESAGLGIANILAGFYGGIAGCAMIGQTIVNVEMGKGRSRISTLAAGVVLLLLVTALSEVMAKIPMAVLAGIMAIVAVKTFSWHSIRPATLARLPVAETLVMLITVTATVYTANLAIGVVAGVIAMLLLPRIVRRKNAATAEIPSPAPEK; from the coding sequence ATGTCTGCAACGTCTTCCCCCTCGACTACCGCTACGGAATATGCCGTTAGCCGTGTAATACGTTCCCCGCGCCTGTTGGTTCGCGAGACGCTGGCTGGCGTCATTACCGCACTGGCGCTGATCCCGGAAGTGATCTCCTTTTCAGTTATTGCGGGCGTTGACCCTAAAGTCAGCCTGATCGCTTCCGTGGTGCTGTGTCTGGCGATGTCCGTGTTAGGCGGCCGTCCGGCAATGGTCACGGCGGCGGCAGGTTCCGTCGCGCTGGTCATCGGTCCCATGGTCAGCCAGCATGGCGTACAGTATATTCTGCCAGCGGTAGTGCTGGCCGGCGTTATTCAGATCCTGTTCGGCGTGCTGGGAATGGCGAGGCTGATGCGCTTTATTCCTACCGCCGTGATGACCGGATTTGTTAACGCGCTCGGCATTTTGATTTTCTTCGCGCAGGTGCCGCACTTCTGGCGGAAAAGTCCGTTAATCTGGGGGCTGTTTGTCCTAACGCTGCTGATTGTATTGTGGGCGCCGCGCGTGATTAAAAGCATTCCCGCGCCGCTAATTGCCATCGTTCTGCTGACCGTGTTTACCGCCACAACCGGGCAACTGCTGCCTACCGTCGGCGATGAGGGTCCCATGAGTAGCGGACTGCCAGGCCTGACGCCACTGACCGTCCCGCTTAACTGGCATACGTTGGCGATTATCTGGCCCTGCGCGTTAAGCATCGCCTTTGTCGGCCTGATGGAGTCACTGCTGACGGCGAAACTGGTGGACGATCTGACGATGACGCCATCGAATAAAAAACGAGAAAGCGCCGGGCTGGGTATTGCGAATATCCTGGCCGGTTTTTACGGCGGTATTGCCGGCTGTGCGATGATTGGCCAGACTATTGTCAACGTTGAAATGGGGAAAGGCCGCAGTCGCATCTCGACACTGGCCGCCGGCGTAGTGTTGTTACTGCTGGTCACGGCGCTCAGCGAGGTGATGGCGAAGATCCCGATGGCGGTGCTGGCAGGTATTATGGCGATTGTGGCAGTGAAAACCTTTAGCTGGCACAGCATTCGCCCCGCCACGCTGGCGCGTTTGCCAGTCGCAGAAACACTGGTAATGCTGATTACCGTGACGGCAACGGTCTATACGGCAAATCTGGCGATCGGCGTCGTCGCGGGGGTTATCGCTATGCTGCTGCTGCCGCGCATTGTCAGACGGAAAAACGCGGCGACAGCAGAAATCCCCTCACCCGCGCCAGAAAAATAA
- the eco gene encoding ecotin: MNNPMKRLVPAVVFAALASASAWADNGDTAQPLEKIAPYPQAEKGMKRQVITLTPQQDESTLKVELLIGQTLNVDCNQHRLGGTLETKTLEGWGYDYYVFDNVTSPVSTMMACPEGKKEQKFVTASLGEDGMLRYNSKLPIVVYTPANVDVKYRIWKADANVQNAVAR; this comes from the coding sequence GTGAACAATCCAATGAAGAGGCTTGTCCCTGCCGTCGTCTTCGCCGCCCTCGCCAGCGCCTCTGCGTGGGCTGACAATGGCGATACCGCCCAGCCGCTGGAGAAAATAGCTCCCTATCCGCAGGCGGAAAAAGGAATGAAGCGGCAAGTGATAACCCTTACCCCTCAGCAGGATGAATCTACCCTCAAAGTGGAACTGTTGATTGGTCAAACGCTGAATGTGGATTGTAACCAGCATCGCCTCGGCGGCACGCTGGAAACAAAAACGCTGGAAGGCTGGGGCTATGACTATTATGTCTTTGATAATGTCACCTCTCCGGTATCAACCATGATGGCGTGCCCTGAAGGTAAGAAAGAGCAAAAATTCGTTACCGCCTCGCTGGGTGAAGACGGGATGCTGCGCTACAACAGCAAGCTGCCGATCGTGGTGTATACCCCGGCGAATGTGGACGTAAAATACCGCATCTGGAAAGCGGACGCTAACGTACAGAACGCCGTAGCGCGATAA
- a CDS encoding ferredoxin-type protein → MVDLSRRSMLTGSWRNASNGILPPWARETTYFLAHCLRCDACIQACEADILQRGAGGYPSVDFKQGECSFCYACAQACTESLFLPRHTRAWDLIFTLTENCLARQSVECHRCQDSCEPMAITFRPTLSGIYQPQLDPQACNGCGACVAICPVSAIKAENHHAH, encoded by the coding sequence ATGGTTGATTTATCCCGTCGAAGCATGTTGACCGGCAGTTGGCGCAACGCCAGCAATGGGATTCTTCCGCCGTGGGCCAGAGAAACGACCTATTTTCTCGCACATTGTCTGCGTTGCGACGCTTGCATCCAGGCGTGTGAGGCCGACATCCTGCAGCGAGGGGCGGGGGGATATCCGAGCGTAGATTTCAAACAGGGCGAGTGCAGCTTTTGTTATGCCTGCGCGCAGGCCTGTACCGAATCTCTTTTTCTTCCGCGCCACACCAGGGCCTGGGATCTGATTTTTACGCTCACAGAAAACTGCCTCGCCAGGCAATCGGTTGAATGCCATCGTTGCCAGGACAGTTGTGAACCTATGGCCATTACCTTTCGTCCCACGTTATCCGGCATTTACCAGCCGCAACTTGACCCGCAGGCCTGTAACGGATGCGGGGCGTGTGTGGCTATCTGTCCCGTGTCAGCCATCAAAGCGGAGAACCACCATGCACACTAA
- the napD gene encoding periplasmic nitrate reductase yields the protein MHTNWQVCSLVVQAKSQNIAAIGAQLNTLPGCEVALSDVESGQLIVVAEAEQSETLMQTIESVRHVEGVLAVSLVYHQQDEQGEETP from the coding sequence ATGCACACTAACTGGCAGGTCTGTAGCCTGGTCGTGCAGGCCAAAAGTCAGAACATCGCCGCTATTGGCGCACAGTTGAACACGTTGCCGGGTTGCGAAGTCGCGTTAAGCGACGTTGAAAGCGGGCAACTGATCGTGGTGGCGGAAGCAGAGCAGAGTGAAACGCTGATGCAAACAATTGAGTCAGTACGCCATGTTGAGGGCGTACTGGCGGTGTCGCTGGTTTATCACCAGCAGGATGAGCAAGGTGAGGAAACACCATGA